One Glycine max cultivar Williams 82 chromosome 1, Glycine_max_v4.0, whole genome shotgun sequence genomic window, AACTTCCAGGTTTGCCTAGACAACCAAAATGGCTTTTAGAGTAGTTTATCTTGAGGCCAGAAGCCTTTTCAAAGCACCTCAGAATGCATTTTAAAGTTCTAACATTGTGCTGAGTGGCATCTCCAAAAAACAGGGTATCATCAGCATATTGGAGGATGTTCACTTCCTCTTTTAAATTTCCAACTTGATAGCTGCTGAAAAGATTCTTGGACACAGCTGACCTCATCAAACCTGTGAGACCTTCCACTACAATATTGAAGAGAAGAGGTGCAAGGGGATCACCTTGCCTTAGACCTTTCTTAGGAGCAAATTCCTTAGAAGGACTTCCATTAATTAAAATGGATATGGTTGCAATGGACAGACAACCATTAATCCATTTCCTCCACCTTTCACAAAAGCCCATCCTCATGAGCATGTAGTTGACAAAACCCCAAGAAACCGAATCATACGCCTTTTCGAAATCCGATTTGAAAACCATGCAAGGTTTATTTCTAGCCTTAGCCTCAGCTATAGCCTCATTGGCAATCAAAACACCATGAAGAATGTGTCTTCCCTTCATGAAAGTCGTCTGCCTTTCATGTATAAGTTGAGGTAACACAAGGGCCAGCCTCTTGGCCAGAACTTTAGCCACGATTTTATAGACACACCCTATGAGGGAGATGGGTCTATAATCATTGAAAGATTGAGGGTCATTAAGCTTTGGGATGAGGGCTATGAATGAAGCATTAGTTCCTTTGGGGAATGAGCCATTGATGTAGAATTCATCCATAAACCTGATGAAGTCTGGTTTCAAAATCTCCCAAAAATGcttaatgaaattgaaatttagcCCATCCGGACCAGGGCTTTTGTCCCCCCACAGTCCCAAACTGCTGATTTGATCTCCACTTCAGAAAATCTAGTCACAAGgctttctttatctcttggatcAAGAGTAGAGAACTGAACACCATCCAAGGTTGGTCTACTAGAAACTTCCTCTGAAAATCTGTCCTTGAAATAAAGGATAGCTACTTTTTTAACACTGCAGGGTTCATGCACCcacacactatctatggagatACCTTGAAtggcattttttcttcttctatggtTGATCAATCTATGAAAATAGGTAGATTTGTTGTCCCTTTCTTTTAACCACTttactctagccttttgtcTGAGCATAGATTCATAAGCATAAGCTGCATCCCACAATTGAACTTGAAGGGATTTCTTAAGGATCACTTCCTCTTGAGATGGAACTTTATCAATTAGGCCAGTCTCCAAAGCATTCAGCTcctttttaatattctggacTTTTCTAGCATTAACTTCACCATTTGAATGACTCCAACTCTTTATACTCTGTTCAACTTTATTTATCCATCTCCTGATTAGGTCTAGTATCGGGCCTTCAAAACTAGGGTCACCAACAAGTAAACTATTAAAAgtcaattttaaaagaaataattaaaaacaatttatggAGACAAACCTTTGCTGTAAGAAGACAACAAGTTTTTGCCACTTCTCTGGAGTTTGAATGGATTTTTCATATTGACATAAAATAGCATGAAGAACCTGCACAAGATATACATAATCAAGtcagtttgtcatttcaataaAGCCACCCTACTAACATGAATATTTGCAGTTAGCCAAACAACAATTACCTTGGCAACATTATCTATCTTTGCATCGGAAGCATTACAAGCTGCCCTTAGCCTCTTTTCCATAGACTGTATGGCATTAGAGAATTGTAGATCAGGTTCCATATACGCATTCCTCTTATAATCCTGTCCAGAGTCACTAAAATAGAAgcataacataaaatattacGCCACTccccaaaaaagaaaacatggtACACCCATTACAAATAACTAGTGTAATAATTATAGTCAAGTTAGGTTAGTCAAAGGTCAAAAaccagaattcattttaataattcttTAACTTTTTAACAGAAGCAGTAAGCACCACATGAAATTTGCCAATAACACAAGGAAACAAATCTAAACGAGTGTCACAGACCAACAACAAAGAACAAACCTAATTTGATTGAGTAATTCATTGACAGGAAAGGACAAAATTCTCCTTCCAAGGGTCTCTTCTCCTTCAAAACTGAGCAACTGCTTGGTTTCCAAATTATACcatttaaaatagaaacaaaaggactacttttttttatcagcaaagataaattatatttatataataaagaagTACCAGAGGCACTGATTACAGTATTAGTCACCATAAAAATGGTTCCTCAATCAGGCAGCATAAGTCTGATTGGGAACCAAAATATGGGAAGAAAAGTCTACATATGTTTTGATCCCAAATGTAACCCCTACTACTGCAAAAAATGATGTCTGAAGTTACTagaccattgattaaaatgcAATGTAAAATCCTTCTCCAAGTTATGAAGCCAAGTCCACATTAAAAAAGTCGCGTCTTCAACCAATTCATGCAAAAACTGCTATCTTACTTGGAATCCTAATTTTCCATAACACCTCAAAACATTCCTCTATACTCTCCTCTGCTGCCTCCTCCCATAACACTTCATAAGCACTTTGAGTAGAGTAAATACCCGACTGATCTGCTGCCCATTCCCAACTATCAGCTCCATGATTGTGAATAGATTGGCCTTCAACTTCAGAGAGGAAAGTGATGGCCAATTCAATTTCACTATCAAATAGAGGTCTTCTCCAATTAAAACGCCACTCCCATGTCGAGTTAATATGCTCCCCCACTTGTCCAATAAGCTGCTGttgttgagaagaaatcaagtaTAACCTAGGATACTTTTTAGCTAGAGATTCTTCATGACAAATCCAcctatcctcccaaaattttaccttatcCCCAGCTTCTACCTTCCATTTGAGTTGCTGTTGTAAGCTCTTACCATGGTGTGAATGCTAAATGGCTCTTTTTAAGTCCCTCCACCATATTGACTGCAAGTTGGCGCTTCCCTCTTCATTTAAACCCCTCCATCCCCCATATTTAGCCTCCAAAACTGCAACCCATAAAGTCCCTTGGTGCTGCATAAGATTCCACATCCATTTACCGAGAAGGGCCAGATTAAAAGTTTGTATATCTTTGATGCCTAGACCCCATTTGTGTTTGGGTAGGCACACTTTCTCCCACGATATCCAAGCAATCTTCTAGCTGTCATGTCCCCCTCCCCAAAGAAATCTCTGTTGtaatttggttaatttgttGATAACTGTTTGTGGTAccctgaaaaatgaaaagtaataaATAGGAATAGATGTAAGTACTGATTGAATAAGTGCCACTCTCCCCCCAAAAGAGATAAATCTGTGCTTCCACCTAGCTAGCCTTCTCTCACATTTTTGAATAATGGGTTCCCACACACGAGCTCGCCTCGGATTAGCCCTATAGGTATGCCGAGATAGACAAAAGGAAGAACCAGCTGACTGCAGTTCAAATAATTAGCTGCCCTTTGCTTCCATTGATCATTCATGCCAAAAGCACCGAAGCAACTCttagcaaaattgatttttaaaccaGAAAACAATTCAAAAGTTCTTAGGATACAGATTATCCATAGAAGCCTCCCCAAAAAAGATAGTGTCATCCGCATATTGCAATATGCTAATGGTCACATCATTGCCTCCAACACTGAAACCTTTGTACATATTAGCCTCCATAGCTGTCCTCATCAAACCATTCAAGgcttcaacaaccacattgaatAAAAATGGAGCTAGAGGGTCTCCTTGTCTAAGGCCCCTTTGGGGTATGAATTCCGATGTGGGGCTGCCATTTATCAAGACTGAAATTGAGGCAGATTTCAAACATCCCTCCATCCAGCTTATCCATTTAGAGCTAAATCCTGATCTGTTCAACATATAAATCAGAAATCCCATGACACCGAATCATATGCCTTCTCAAAGTCAACTTTGAAGATGCAGCAAGGTTTGGTGCTCCTTTTAGCTTCATCAATCACTTCATTAGCTATAAGTACACTTTGAAGTAAGTGTCTTCCTTCAATGAACGCAGATTGCGCTTCGTTAATGATAGTAGGCAACACTCTCTTCAATCTCTTAGCCAATAGCTTTGCCACGATCTTATACATACAGCCTATAAGAGATATAGGTCTGTAATCATTCAAATATTACGGGTCAGCCACCTTAGGAATTAAGGCTAGGAAGGATGCATTTCATCCCATAGGGAAAACACTATTGACATGAAATTCATCTAAAAACCGGAGGATGTCAGGTTTGATCAGCTGCCAAAACTTCTTGATGAATTTGAAGTTCAGTCCATCAGGCCCCGGGCTCTTGTCACTACCATAATCCCAAACTGCCATCCTCACTTCAAACAGAAGGACTACTAATGAACACAATTATATagccaaaataaaactttatctaCCTAAttcaaagtgaaaaaaaaactttagaaataataagaaatacaaaaattgaatattacCTAATTCAAAGTGATAAAGGAATATAACTTATGATGAATGTCTTTCTGGAACATAATGTTGGACTCATACCAACAGTTTTGAATTCCTATGATTTCCTCCTTGAATCGCATATAGTTACAAATTCTCCAAATATGTTATAACCTAATTTAAACTTGATGCGTTAGGTGGATGGAGAGATATTACTTAGACTAAGATGTAATGCTGCCATACTATTAATTTGCTAAACACTAAATTATGCTGCCATACTATTTTCAGATTCCATTAGGAGCGATTTTAGCCATTGTTGATCTTGTGGTCATTACTGTTTGAAAATTCAAACTGGTCCTGCGGGCATTGCTAGAAAGTCAATTGTGCTGAAGCCTCGaactcaggtatttatatctttgattggaaaactaatttgaaattgttgttgtatgcattactggtatatttgtaacttatgctatgcctgtctacatgacctttctttcattggactgatatgttcatgcctctctacatgacctttctttcattggactAATATCTTTAAAGTATTTACTGTGATTTTAACTCTCAGAACTTGTTCATTGTTagtgttgaatgtttttgtaattttatctactgcctttctctatatatatgttgtgactgccactgcccttctctctctcttgtattatctatatatatgtttttattgaactttTGGTAGAGAAGATCCCATTACATGCAGCTCCCCACACCCAAGTATCCTTAAACCTATAAAACTTGGAAATCAGTGTTAGGGACTTATCAACAGAAACTGAACTCTTGTTCTTCTTTACCGATTCAACAACAGCTCAACAGTGGTAGTACCCATGAGCCTGCAGAATCTGCACATAGCTACTGCAGAATCCTTTCCATTCAAGGCAGTAAGCAGAAGTTTCAACGAAAGTCTCCTCTCCCACATAGCTACTACCTTCTCAACACTATTGGAATCAACATCATCTGAATAATTCcatgttttctttctctttctctcacacACCCCCATGATGTCAAAAGTggttattttctctttattccTATCATCAGTCCCGAACATGTCTTAATATTtctttctatctttcttttttttttaaccttttggaAGATTTCGGTTTAACCTTCCGAGTGTGAGCAGATTTGGATGGGCCAACAAATAGAAATTTCCTCTTGGTCCTCTGTGTGAAGAAGAGGCTGATCATCCTAGAAAAGGCAAGGTACCACCAGGGAACATTGATGAATATCTGCTTGGCCACAAACTCAGGGTAGTTATCCTGAAACAATTGAAGGACCTGATCGGTGGCCTACCTCAGCTCCCTCTTGCCAAGTCTAGGAGAGTTCTTAAGGTCGTTTAGCTGCACTATTGTCGATATGCCTGTCTTGTTGTACAACTCCTTGTCCTCAAACTCATCGAAGACGTTGTAGTACACCGGGTGCCCTTCTTTGTCGTGTCCATGACTGAACACCACCTTGTCCCAATCATTTCCAAGATATTCCTCGATAAGACCCTCGATTCCGAATTCCTTTCGCCAACGCACTGTGTTTCTGAGCATGCTCAAGGCATCCTTCACCTTGAAATCCATGGCTCGAAGAAACTTTAGCAGAATCACATCGCTCCTCTCGTCCCCAACCAGGGGAATTCCCCAtacacaaccacacacacaccTACACCCACATACATGCACACAcacgcgcacacacacacacacacacacacacagccatacacacagaaacaaacacacacacacacacacacacacacagaaacacccacacccacatacacacacacacacacacagccacacacacacatacaaacacacacacacacaaccacacacacacacacacacacacacacaaccacacacacacacacacacacacacacatacacagaaacacacacacacagccatacacacacagccacacacatagatctagctgatatgggtatacgatcacagttgcatccaaggtctgatgggaagaaaatttacttgcccccagcctgccatactttgtccaagaaggagaagataagtttttgtcagtgtcttcgttgggtgaaggttccacaaggatactcttcaaatattaagagccttgtgcagttgaaggagcttaagcttgtagggttaaagtctcacgattgtcacgtgctcatgcaacaattgttagccgtggctatacgagacatctttccaaacaaagtcaggttagcgataactcgcctgtgctttttcttccatgctatatgtagcaaagtcattgatccagtcaagtttgatgagttggaaaatgaggccgcaattatactgtgccagttggagatgtattttcaccctgctttctttgacatcatgattcacttgattgtgcatctggtcagagaaatcaaatgttgtggtcctgtttatctacggtggatgtacccggttgagcgatacatgaagatcttaaaagggtatacaaagaatctatatagtctggaagcatctattgttgagaggtacattgtagaagaagccattaaattttgttcagaatatttagagaaggctaaacctgttgggcttcctgagtgtcggcatgatgacagagtgggtggtaagggttcaagaggactgcatgtgatcactccaagtgtaaaagatttgttacaagctcacttgtatgtcttgaacaatagtaatgaagttttgccatacatagttaagcatgaagctttagtcaaacagaataatccgaaaatgtcaaagaattgggtgttgaaaaagcataacaagactttctgtgattggtttaaagatacaatctttgctgatgagaatgcttcagaaacattaagaaagctagcagatgggcctaaaagaaatgttataacctggcaaggatacAACATAAAcatgtattcattttacacaaaagcacaagatgacaaaagtacaatgcagaacagcggggtcaccctaagggctgaatctcaacactttgcaagtgtcaatgacgccaatccctgtgtagcttccatcccttactttgggttcattgatgaaatttgggagcttaactatgtgaaatttacggtatgtgttttcaaatgtaaatgggttgacagcaacaccggtgtgcgcaccgatgatataggatttacgttggtagacctaaagaaacttggttaccacaatgaccctttcatcatggcagaacaagctagacaagtattttatgtgcaagacccttgtgatgaaaggtggtgcgtcgttctgcagggcaaaacaattggtgttaatgtagaagatgatgattcatacatggacacctatgttagtcctttgaccgctcaaatcactcctaacattgtcggagaagaagaaattgacgacgttcatgctaatcgaaatgatcatgatgaaggagaattgattaacatcgtctaatgtaattttctgcagagacagaggtcaccaaagcaagtaagtgacaactacatttttctctgattgaggCATCGGTATTTTGTTTTAGATGGTATCCTTAGGACTTCGTACAACTCATGTTTGttgccagtttcatcatccaccacccttttcttctctgtcttctcacgtttattgttgttatacccatatttatgctttcttcccttcatgtcttgttttatcacaactttagccgaatctcctatcttcagcacagttgaatctcctgtcttattctccaatgacacactttgatgacctgtatctcttttcttcgtatgttctagtgcttcagcttcagtatgcataaagcaatctgaattttccagtgatcaccaaaggcttctgcattagcattgacactctccaccctctttggtttatgcttctgtgttgcatttcttgcttcctccttataaatctcagatttattagaggttgcactagaacgatcagcaccaatctgtgcttcttcctcgtctaccagctcaatatcttttctttcaacttttgttttgtaaattatagTGTATTAtacaaaagcaaaggtgaaacgaaagatattgagctggtagaggaggaacgGGCATAGATTGGTGCTGATTCTTCTAGTGAGACCTCCAATAAATCTaagaattataaggaggaagcacggaatgcaccacagaagcataaaccaaagagggtagagagtgtcaatgctgatgcaaaAGCCTTTGGTGATGATTGGAAAGTTCAGATTGCtgtatgcattctgaagctgaagcactagaacatatgaagaaaaaagatacaggccatcaaagtgtgtcattggagaataagataggagattcaactgtgctgaagaTCGAAAATTctgctaaagttgtgataaaacaagacatgaagggaagaatacataaatatgggtttaacaacactAAACGTGAGAAGGCAGAGAAggtaagggtggtggatgatgaaactggtgacaaacatcagctggatgaagtcctaaggatgccatgtacatgtgtatttctgaagatatagtatttatattccatcaagcatacattgactgttgattacatgtaatagactttttataacatggttgccccaaatcaaaattaaaaagcacaactaaaTCACTTTCAGGGCACCCCTTTTGACCCTCCCAAAATCATGGATGATGCTTTATTTCTTGCTTGGTCTTGGTTAAAAGCTAGTGAGAAAGGTTTCAATACTTTATTTAACCATTGGTCTACCAATATTTcggagtcctttggttaatttgtcttgtctccttctGTGGTGGGATTTTGttgggttttttgtttttggaagtGGCACCTTGGTGTCTTGTATGTGATGTCcacagtacctctggtactataTGTTTatactcctcctcctccttcggaTGCATCGGCTTCGCCGTCTatcgtgaagcggacacgcaaagcctcatgTCTATGATcattgtccactagaccacctggtgctgagagaccagtggtgctTGTTGATCCTACTATCGGAAAGGCTGACGGTCCgcacaggaagaaattaagaacatatttggggattgtggcgcgtgataaggtggacgtcacctacaagaacatatttgggaggatattcaggtatttttctttgcttatttgattttgtttaattaatagccaaaaaatacattattgtaacaaataaactttatttcatgttgtcaggcggaatttgatatcctagaggcttctgacagtaggacgaaaaggaagttactgcagaccgtgggggagagatggaggcagtttaaatcagacctgacaaggaaatgggcccttgcagtcgatcaggacggtgtcgaggacactgtctaTGAGAAATACGACATCAACAAGGAaaaatgggcccagttttgccagacacgcagagacccttcttgggaggtatgttccttgctatttaagttgtttttcaaataacatgatgttgttatacttcattctaccaatttcaaatattattgtttaatttttttaggatgTGCGCaagaaggcacaggccatccagaagcagaatactgccccccacgttttgtctcgtgggggttatgattatttggagcagaagctcctggctgagaagacgaaAAAGAAGCTAGAGGAAGCTGCatagtcaggaagcgttgatggcgtcatcgaccctccatccccgttcagacgccacgtgaagtggaagatggcccgcacgaagaaaataggggagatgacgactgaggccgcaaaggaaatcgctgagaagattgtaagtcattttcaactaaccattacaattatatttcaatattttgtgaatgccatgtaccagtgtgtgttttctgtgtagGATTCCTTTGAGtagcaggccacacagggatcctTCGTCCCCTATGGACGTCAGGATATCCTCgtcgctgctattggacgtccagagcaccctggatgTGTCCGTGCTGTTGGAGCCGGtttcaccatcaagcaatactttggatcagcTCCACGGACATCCCGCAGCGCTTCCTCCCTACTTCCTGACAAATTGCAGCAGCTGACCCAACAaacagggaccagctagaggagtccatcacagagaaagtgacgcgataggtcatggcatccttcagccacatGCAGTCCCAGcttcagtcgcagatgcaatctcagggaatTGTAGTGCCTCCTGaccctctggttggtccctccggtcctcgagtgagcacaaaggggagttgtgttgatccctcaggaaacgatcctgagacgggtgactctgataggtgcggcttgtacatagaagcagatcctgcccgcctggttgccatggaaagagtttatgagggatccactgttgttcataacactcctttgttacCATGGggaggttacagatgcagatgctccagttcctgtacccactgatgaggtttccttagtggggcaggcacttcacaccttccttgcttggccgacacatttggtcaagtctttatcacaacaggtacttattgtccttactatatgtttcttctttttaaattaattcattaagcgtgcctcaaattaggctatttaactttgtttcatgaacaggtagctgtgtctccgacaaaaccacctccaaagcccgatccggaggtcgatgatccactttatctgatgacattgaccatcccagagcttttatTGAGGCCTTATCaagttagatgggatgccaccgtgttcggggtctttaatccagatttccccctctacataaagcacgcagacctctccgaaattgcacacggtggtcaatgtctcagcatatcagtgttacagttgtggattctgtaagtcattttatattacttttaattacctaagttattgctttcaattcataaatatttaactttgacttaacataaacaggcatctcactgaaacatgtatgcgagtggggaattatgatatctatggattcctcgagcgatagtccattcagaggtctgggcaatcgcagtttgagtctgaaagttacgtaaagagttggatgcagagttcacaaagcgatgtctatcttggagcctacctaaatgggtaagtcacaaaataactaaatttaattaatgtttactaatgtactaacccattttaggttccactgcagcggacactggcagatggtggtcatcctgcccaaggaacacctagttgtctagttttgttcattgcataacaggccagacaa contains:
- the LOC100792617 gene encoding uncharacterized protein, with amino-acid sequence MNYSIKLGLFFVSMEKRLRAACNASDAKIDNVAKVLHAILCQYEKSIQTPEKWQKLVVFLQQSFEGPILDLIRRWINKVEQSIKSWSHSNGEVNARKVQNIKKELNALETGLIDKVPSQEEVILKKSLQVQLWDAAYAYESMLRQKARVKWLKERDNKSTYFHRLINHRRRKNAIQGISIDSVWVHEPCSVKKVAILYFKDRFSEEVSSRPTLDGVQFSTLDPRDKESLVTRFSEVEIKSAVWDCGGTKALVRMG